Proteins encoded in a region of the Coregonus clupeaformis isolate EN_2021a chromosome 9, ASM2061545v1, whole genome shotgun sequence genome:
- the LOC121573787 gene encoding annexin A4-like codes for MAAIGNRGTVTEASAFNVEDDVNRLRGAMKGAGTDEAAVIEVLARRTIAQRQRIKEAYKQTVGKDLADDLQGELTGNFEKVVLGLLMIAPKYDAYELKTAIKGAGTVETALIDILASRTNAEIRAITEVYKKEHGKSLEDDIEGDTSGMFQRVLVSLLTAGRDESNTVNEAQAVQDAKDIYEAGEACWGTDEVKFLTVLCVRNRNHLLRVFEEYQKISGRDIEDSIKREMSGSLEDVFLAIVKCLRNKPAFFAERLYKSMKGLGTTDSILIRIMVARAEIDMLDIKAEFSKAYGKTLHSFIKGDVSGDYCKILLELCGE; via the exons ATGGCAGCG ATTGGCAACCGTGGAACCGTGACGGAAGCCTCTGCTTTCAATGTAGAAGATGATgtaaacagactgagaggagcCATGAAGGGGGCTG GCACTGATGAGGCAGCTGTCATTGAGGTCCTGGCACGTCGTACCATTGCTCAGAGGCAACGCATCAAGGAGGCTTACAAGCAGACTGTGGGGAAG GACCTGGCGGACGATCTGCAAGGAGAGCTGACGGGGAACTTTGAGAAAGTGGTGCTGGGCCTCCTGATGATCGCTCCTAAGTATGACGCTTACGAGCTGAAGACCGCTATAAAG GGTGCTGGAACAGTGGAGACGGCTCTCATTGATATCCTGGCCTCAAGGACGAACGCTGAAATTAGAGCTATCACGGAGGTCTACAAGAAAG AACATGGGAAGAGCCTGGAGGACGATATTGAGGGTGATACTTCTGGAATGTTCCAGAGGGTTCTGGTCTCTTTGCTCACA GCGGGGCGAGATGAGAGCAACACTGTGAATGAGGCTCAGGCTGTGCAGGATGCTAAG GATATCTACGAGGCTGGGGAGGCTTGTTGGGGAACAGATGAGGTCAAGTTCCTCACTGTGCTCTGTGTGAGGAACAGAAACCACCTACTCCGAG tGTTTGAGGAGTATCAGAAGATCTCTGGGAGGGACATCGAGGATAGCATTAAGAGGGAGATGTCTGGCTCTCTGGAGGATGTCTTCCTGGCAATAG TGAAGTGTCTCCGAAACAAGCCAGCATTCTTTGCAGAGCGGTTATACAAATCCATGAAG GGTCTGGGAACTACAGACAGCATCCTGATTAGAATCATGGTGGCTCGGGCCGAGATTGACATGTTGGACATCAAGGCCGAGTTCTCTAAGGCGTACGGCAAGACTCTCCATTCCTTCATCAAG GGAGATGTATCTGGAGATTACTGCAAAATCCTGCTGGAGTTGTGTGGAGAGTAG